From the genome of Eucalyptus grandis isolate ANBG69807.140 chromosome 2, ASM1654582v1, whole genome shotgun sequence, one region includes:
- the LOC104432970 gene encoding peroxidase N, whose protein sequence is MKMSRGASFRSWSLRWVVLLICFVGGKSQLTTDFYSTSCPNLLSIVRKEVQNAIKAETRMGASLLRLHFHDCFVNGCDGSVLLDGSDGEKFAGPNLNSARGFDVVDNIKTAVESSCSGVVSCADILAIAARDSVLLSGGPTWKVPLGRRDGLVANQTGSNNGLPSPFDPLDTIISKFAAVGLNVTDVVALSGGHTIGLARCATFSNRLFNFSANSGSDPTLDTTMTSDLQSLCPVNGDGNKTTALDRNSTDLFDNHYFKNLAVNKGLLSSDQVLYSGDSSTASSTTKSLVESYGSNPNLFITDFTNSMIKMGSISPLTGSNGEIRKNCRVVNSS, encoded by the exons ATGAAGATGTCTAGAGGTGCAAGCTTTAGGAGTTGGTCTTTGCGATGGGTGGTTCTCTTGATCTGTTTTGTGGGTGGGAAATCTCAGCTCACAACAGATTTCTACTCCACTAGCTGTCCTAATCTGCTTAGCATAGTAAggaaagaagttcaaaatgctaTCAAGGCTGAAACGAGAATGGGTGCTTCCTTGCTCCGGCTTCACTTCCATGATTGCTTTGTCAAT GGATGCGATGGATCGGTTCTCCTGGATGGAAGTGATGGCGAGAAGTTTGCTGGCCCCAACCTTAACTCCGCTCGGGGGTTCGATGTCGTGGACAACATCAAAACTGCTGTGGAGAGTTCGTGCAGCGGCGTTGTATCGTGTGCCGACATCTTAGCCATAGCCGCCAGAGATTCCGTGCTCTTG AGCGGGGGGCCGACATGGAAAGTTCCACTGGGAAGAAGGGATGGGTTAGTGGCGAATCAGACTGGTTCAAACAATGGCCTTCCTTCTCCTTTCGATCCTTTAGACACTATCATCTCCAAGTTTGCCGCCGTTGGCCTCAATGTCACAGATGTGGTAGCTTTATCAG GTGGTCATACAATTGGATTAGCAAGGTGCGCCACCTTCAGCAACAGATTGTTCAACTTTTCGGCGAATTCAGGCTCAGACCCCACGCTTGACACAACTATGACATCGGACCTGCAAAGCCTATGCCCTGTGAATGGCGACGGAAACAAGACAACGGCCCTAGACCGCAACTCAACCGATCTATTCGACAACCATTACTTCAAGAATCTAGCTGTAAACAAGGGCCTTCTCAGTTCGGATCAGGTTCTCTATTCTGGTGACAGCAGCACGGCCAGTTCTACTACAAAAAGTCTAGTAGAATCCTATGGTAGCAACCCCAACCTTTTCATCACCGATTTTACCAACTCAATGATCAAGATGGGAAGCATCAGTCCACTCACTGGTTCAAACGGCGAGATTCGGAAGAACTGTAGAGTGGTTAACTCTTCATGA
- the LOC104432971 gene encoding formate--tetrahydrofolate ligase: protein MSSSSKTLRKLQVVYPVPADIDVANSVEPFHISEIAAGLDLSPDHYDLYGKYKAKVLLSTLDELEGRGDGYYVVVGGITPTPLGEGKSTTTVGLCQALGAFLDKKVVTCVRQPSQGPTFGIKGGAAGGGYSQVIPMDEFNLHLTGDIHAITAANNLLAAAIDTRIFHESAQSDKALFNRLCPLNKEGKRNFGDVMLRRLKKLGISKDKPEDLSPQEVKKFARLDIDPDSITWRRVMDVNDRFLRKISIGQGPEEKGMVRETGFDISVASEIMAVLALTTSLADMRERLGKMVIGNSKAGEPITADDLGVGGALTVLMKDAIHPTLMQTLEGTPVLVHAGPFANIAHGNSSIVADKIALKLVGPGGFVVTEAGFGADIGTEKFMNIKCRYSGLTPQCAVIVATVRALKMHGGGPEVVAGKPLDRTYLSENVALVEAGCVNLARHISNTKAYGVNVVVAVNMFSTDTEAELNAVKKAALSAGAYDAVICTHHAHGGKGAVDLGIAVQKACENVTQPLRFLYPLDISIKDKIGAIARSYGASGVEYSDQAEKQIEMYSRQGFLDLPICMAKTQYSFSHNASEKGAPSGFVLPIRDVRASIGAGFIYPLVGTMSTMPGLPTRPCFYDIDLDTATGRVIGLS from the exons ATGAGTTCGTCGTCGAAGACGCTGCGGAAGTTGCAGGTGGTGTACCCCGTGCCCGCCGACATCGACGTCGCCAACTCCGTCGAGCCCTTCCACATATCCGAGATCGCCGCCGGGCTCGACCTCAGCCCCGATCACTACGACCTCTACGGCAAGtataaggccaag GTTCTGTTGTCGACGCTGGATGAGCTCGAGGGACGTGGAGATGGGTACTACGTGGTGGTCGGAGGCATTACTCCTACCCCTCTTGGGGAAGGCAAATCCACTACCACTGTTGGGCTCTGCCAAGCTTTGGGTGCCTTTCTTGATAAGAAG GTGGTCACGTGCGTGCGTCAACCATCGCAAGGACCCACTTTTGGAATTAAGGGTGGCGCTGCTGGGGGTGGCTATAGTCAGGTCATTCCAATGGATGAGTTCAATCTTCACCTTACTGGAGATATCCATGCTATAACTGCTGCAAACAATCTTTTAGCTGCTGCTATTGATACTCGGATATTTCATGAGTCTGCGCAGTCAGATAAGGCGCTTTTTAACCGGTTATGCCCGCTGAATAAAGAAGGTAAACGGAACTTTGGCGATGTCATGTTGAGGCGTCTGAAGAAGCTTGGCATCTCCAAGGACAAGCCAGAGGATCTTTCCCCACAAGAAGTTAAGAAGTTCGCGAGGCTTGATATTGATCCAGATTCTATCACTTGGAGGAGAGTGATGGATGTAAATGATCGGTTCTTGAGGAAAATTAGCATTGGCCAGGGGCCAGAAGAGAAAGGAATGGTGAGAGAAACAGGGTTTGATATATCAGTTGCTAGTGAGATAATGGCTGTTTTAGCCCTTACAACATCTCTTGCAGATATGAGAGAGAGGCTAGGGAAGATGGTGATTGGAAATAGCAAGGCTGGTGAACCTATAACTGCTGACGATCTAGGTGTTGGTGGTGCTCTAACTGTGCTAATGAAAGATGCTATTCACCCTACTTTGATGCAGACACTTGAAGGGACTCCTGTACTTGTGCATGCCGGTCCTTTTGCTAATATTGCTCATGGAAATTCTTCCATTGTCGCAGATAAAATTGCATTGAAGTTAGTAGGTCCAGGTGGTTTTGTGGTGACAGAAGCCGGTTTTGGTGCTGATATTGGTACAGAGAAGTTCATGAATATAAAGTgtagatatagtggattaaccCCACAATGTGCTGTCATTGTGGCAACGGTAAGGGCCCTGAAGATGCATGGGGGCGGGCCTGAAGTTGTTGCTGGAAAGCCTCTTGACCGTACCTACTTATCAGAAAATGTTGCTCTTGTTGAAGCTGGTTGTGTGAATTTAGCTAGGCATATCTCCAATACAAAGGCTTATGGCGTAAACGTGGTTGTGGCAGTGAACATGTTTTCAACAGATACTGAAGCAGAGTTGAATGCAGTGAAAAAGGCAGCACTTTCTGCCGGAGCCTATGATGCTGTTATCTGTACTCATCATGCTCATGGTGGAAAAGGAGCG GTGGACCTTGGAATTGCAGTTCAAAAGGCCTGTGAGAATGTAACACAACCACTGAGATTTTTATATCCATTGGACATAAGCATCAAGGATAAGATTGGGGCAATTGCAAGGTCATATGGTGCTAGCGGTGTTGAATACTCAGACCAG GCTGAGAAACAAATTGAAATGTATAGTCGGCAAGGCTTTCTGGATCTCCCAATCTGCATGGCGAAAACACAATATTCATTCTCTCACAATGCTTCAGAGAAGGGGGCCCCGTCTGGGTTTGTCTTGCCAATAAGAGATGTCAGGGCCAGCATTGGAGCAGGATTTATATATCCTCTGGTTGGCACCATGAGCACAATGCCGGGTCTTCCCACAAGGCCTTGCTTTTATGACATTGATCTTGATACTGCGACTGGCAGGGTCATTGGTCTGTCGTGA
- the LOC104432973 gene encoding E3 ubiquitin-protein ligase SINAT2-like, translating into MSNMLGSQISFTDYETTSSELLSRRSNCGKVATSMGGSAWSPLNEDVHDLLECPVCMNLMYPPIYQCPNGHTLCSSCKTKLENLCPTCRHELGDIRCLVLEKVAESLELPCRFQLLGCRGIFPYYSKLKHEKNCKHRPYACPYAGADCSFTGDIPRLVMHLRDDHNVDMHDGCTFNHRYVKSNPRDVENATWMLTIFNCFGRQFCLHFEAFLLEMAPVYMAFLRFMGNEEEARQFSYSLEVGGNGRRLIWQGIPRSIRDSHRKVRDSQDGLIIPRILALSFSGGNGQELKLKVAGRIWKNSDIEAGYFS; encoded by the exons ATGAGTAATATGCTTGGCTCCCAGATTTCATTTACTGATTATGAAACCACATCATCAGAGTTGCTGTCGAGAAGGTCCAATTGTGGAAAAGTTGCCACAAGCATGGGAGGAAGTGCCTGGTCACCCTTAAATGAGGATGTGCATGATCTACTTGAATGTCCCGTTTGTATGAATTTAATGTACCCTCCCATTTACCAG TGTCCGAATGGCCACACTCTATGTTCAAGCTGCAAGACCAAACTCGAGAACCTATGTCCAACTTGTCGCCATGAGCTTGGAGATATACGATGCTTGGTGCTAGAAAAAGTTGCAGAATCCCTAGAACTCCCATGCAGATTTCAGCTTCTGGGTTGTAGGGGCATATTTCCGTACTACAGTAAGCTTAAGCATGAAAAGAACTGCAAACACCGTCCCTATGCTTGCCCTTATGCTGGAGCCGATTGTTCTTTTACTGGTGATATTCCACGTCTTGTCATGCATCTTAGGGATGACCACAATGTTGACATGCATGATGGATGTACCTTCAACCACAGATATGTCAAATCCAATCCACGAGATGTCGAGAATGCTACATGGATGTTGACT ATCTTCAACTGTTTCGGTCGACAATTTTGCTTGCACTTCGAGGCTTTTCTGCTTGAGATGGCTCCTGTTTATATGGCCTTTCTACGTTTTATGGGCAACGAGGAGGAAGCAAGGCAGTTCAGCTACAGCCTTGAAGTCGGGGGGAATGGCAGGAGGTTAATATGGCAAGGCATTCCGAGGAGCATCCGAGATAGCCATAGGAAAGTCCGAGATAGTCAGGATGGTCTAATAATCCCAAGAATCTTGGCACTGTCCTTCTCCGGTGGTAATGGACAGGAACTGAAGCTCAAGGTCGCCGGCCGCATATGGAAGAACAGTGATATAGAAGCTGGCTATTTCTCATGA
- the LOC104432974 gene encoding GTP-binding protein BRASSINAZOLE INSENSITIVE PALE GREEN 2, chloroplastic: MLTLVRRTRNSSVSKLRFLVSPPLPSSQSLPSPILRCPNNAASAVSFASLPAARQAPKPPPPSPPLPLTREGNYDEAAPGHAVCPGCGVHMQDASPKHPGYFTRPSPKTPHYRLLDAHLAPVAPEPEFSDSLKRGFAVEDESGGGGGGRPGSDDKPVVCARCHSLRHYGKVKDPTVENLLPDFDFDHTVGRKLASATGTRSVVLMVVDAADFDGSFPKKVAKLVSMTIEENSTAWKEKKSGNVPRVVLVVTKIDLLPSSISPTGFEHWVRQRARENGVIKITSLHMVSAVRNWGLKNLVDDVIALAGPRGNVWAIGAQNAGKSTLINAIGKHVEEGKVTHLTEAPVPGTTLGIIRVEGILPGKAKLFDTPGLLNPHQITTRLTREEQKLVYVSKELRPRTYRIKAGHSIHIAGLMRLDIEESSVDSVYVTVWASPYLPLHMGKTENAHTMVEDHFGRQLQPPIGEKRVEELGQWVRREFRVSGNSWDASSVDVAAAGLGWFAIGLKGEALLGVWTYNRVDVILRNSLIPHRSQIFEVAGFTVSKIVSKADQAMNKSKRQSERK, encoded by the exons ATGCTGACGCTAGTCCGTCGGACGCGAAACTCGTCCGTCTCGAAGCTCAGGTTCCTCGTCTCCCCGCCTCTCCCTTCTTCCCAATCCCTCCCCTCCCCGATCCTTCGATGCCCCAACaacgccgcctccgccgtctCCTTCGCGTCCCTGCCCGCGGCGAGACAGGCGCCGAAGCCGCCGCCTCCGTCTCCGCCCCTGCCCCTGACCCGGGAGGGGAATTACGATGAAGCCGCTCCCGGCCACGCCGTCTGCCCCGGCTGCGGCGTCCACATGCAGGACGCCAGCCCCAAGCACCCCGGGTACTTCACGAGGCCCTCCCCCAAGACCCCGCATTACCGCCTGCTCGATGCCCACCTCGCGCCCGTCGCTCCCGAGCCCGAGTTCTCGGATTCCCTGAAAAGGGGCTTCGCCGTCGAGGAcgagagcggcggcggcggcggcggccgcccCGGTTCGGACGATAAGCCGGTGGTCTGCGCGCGGTGCCACTCGCTGAGGCACTACGGGAAGGTGAAAGACCCGACCGTCGAGAACCTGTTGCCGGATTTCGACTTCGATCACACGGTCGGGAGGAAGCTGGCTTCGGCGACGGGGACGCGGTCGGTGGTGTTGATGGTGGTGGACGCGGCCGATTTCGACGGGTCGTTCCCGAAGAAGGTGGCGAAGCTGGTTTCCATGACGATTGAGGAGAATTCGACTGCTTGGAAGGAGAAGAAATCGGGGAATGTGCCTAGAGTAGTTTTGGTGGTGACGAAGATTGATTTGTTGCCCAGCAGCATATCGCCCACTGGGTTCGAGCATTGGGTGAGGCAGAGGGCGAGGGAAAATGGGGTGATCAAAATCACGAGTTTGCATATGGTGAGCGCAGTGAGGAATTGGGGGTTGAAGAATCTTGTGGATGATGTCATTGCTCTGGCTGGGCCTAGAGGGAATGTCTGGGCAATCGGCGCACAAAATGCGGGCAAGAGTACTTTGATTAATGCGATCGGGAAGCATGTTGAAGAAGGCAAAGTTACCCACTTGACAGAGGCGCCGGTGCCTGGTACCACGCTGGGAATAATTAGGGTCGAGGGAATTTTGCCTGGTAAGGCCAAGCTGTTTGATACACCAGGGCTTTTGAATCCGCATCAGATCACGACGAGGCTGACCAGGGAAGAGCAGAAGCTTGTATATGTCAGTAAGGAGCTCAGGCCAAGGACTTACAGAATTAAG GCAGGTCATTCGATTCATATTGCTGGGCTCATGAGGCTGGACATTGAAGAATCATCTGTAGATTCAGTTTATGTTACTGTATGGGCATCTCCCTATCTCCCATTGCACATGGGGAAAACAGAAAATGCACATACAATGGTAGAAGACCATTTTGGTCGTCAATTGCAG CCACCAATTGGTGAAAAACGAGTGGAAGAGCTTGGACAATGGGTGAGAAGGGAATTTCGTGTAAGTGGTAACAGCTGGGATGCAAGTTCTGTGGATGTTGCAGCAGCTGGTCTTGGGTGGTTTGCCATTGGTTTAAAAGGAGAGGCACTCTTAGGGGTTTGGACATACAACAGAGTCGATGTCATCCTCCGCAACTCACTAATTCCCCATAGATCCCAGATATTTGAGGTTGCGGGATTTACGGTTTCCAAAATTGTCTCAAAAGCGGACCAGGCTATGAATAAGTCAAAGCGCCAGAGTGAAAGAAAGTGA